From the Longimicrobiaceae bacterium genome, one window contains:
- a CDS encoding divergent PAP2 family protein → MSGALGALRAAAVEGVGWNPPLALALLAMLTAQGFKFLRALVVRRRADFTRLVGTGGMPSAHAASVTALTTAVGLGAGWDTPLFGATAFFSLVFMYDATGIRRAAGMQARILNRMLEELKDYHTLKPQRLSELLGHTPFEVLVGAVYGALLAWALHP, encoded by the coding sequence GTGAGCGGGGCGCTGGGGGCGCTCCGGGCCGCCGCCGTGGAAGGGGTGGGGTGGAACCCGCCGCTCGCGCTGGCGCTCCTGGCGATGCTCACGGCGCAGGGGTTCAAGTTCCTGCGGGCGCTGGTGGTGAGGCGCCGCGCGGATTTCACCCGGCTGGTGGGGACGGGCGGGATGCCTTCCGCGCACGCGGCCTCGGTGACGGCGCTCACGACCGCGGTGGGGCTGGGCGCGGGGTGGGACACCCCGCTCTTCGGGGCGACGGCGTTCTTCTCGCTGGTGTTCATGTACGACGCCACCGGGATCCGCCGGGCGGCGGGGATGCAGGCGCGCATCCTCAACCGCATGTTGGAGGAACTGAAGGACTACCATACATTGAAGCCGCAGCGGCTCAGCGAGCTGCTGGGGCACACGCCGTTCGAAGTGCTGGTCGGTGCCGTTTACGGAGCGTTGCTCGCATGGGCGCTCCATCCCTGA